GTCCCAGAAGTAAGAGCCCCAGTCTCAGGCTTGGACAGTCGCCGGCTGCTTCGTCTTGGCCTCGATCTGGCCGATCGCATCGACCACGGCATCAAAGGTCAAGAGCGTGGAGGCGTGACGCGCTTTGTAGTCGCGGACCGGCTCGAGGAATTTGATCTCTTCCCATTTGCCTTCAGGAGGAGCGCCGTTTTCCTTGAGCATCTTGCGAACGGTTTCGCGTAACTCACGGAGTTCGCTCGCAGTCGAGCCAACCACGTGACTTGCCATGATGGACGAAGAAGCCTGTCCCAGCGCGCACGCCTTCACGTCATGCGCGAAGTCGGTGACGGTGTCGCCCTCCATCTTGAGGTCGATCTTCACGGTCGAGCCGCACAGCTTGGAATGGGCAGTAGCGGTGGCGTCGGGGTCCGACAACCGTCCGAGGCGCGGAATATTCCCGGCCAGCTCGATGATCCGCTTGTTATAAATGTCGTTCAGCATGTGATGGAGTCCAGGACTTCCGGGCCGGATCGGCCTTGGCGTGCGCCGCCCACGGTCCTATATAAGGGCGGAACTGGCGGAAAAACAGTCCGGCGGCGCGTTGGCGGTGATCCAGATCTGCGCGGCCGGCGTTATTGGCAAGTAGGATTTTTCGTCAAAACTGTTCTCTTCAGGCGTCCGGCGGCTTGTCCGCCCCGTCTGCCGGTGACACCCCGGCCGCAAGGCCGTCGAACGGAGAAGATATGGACGCCGCAATCAAATCCATCCGCCCAAGCAAGCCCTCCGACCGGCAGCCCGAGAGCCGTCCGGCTGAGCTTGACCCTGCCGAATTCCTCGCGGCCGCCGTCCGCGCCGATCAGCCGCGCCCCGCGCGTGCCCAGGCGGAAGCGGCCGTGAAGACCCTGCTCGCCTATATCGGCGAGAATACCGAGCGCGAGGGCCTGCTGGACACGCCGCGTCGCGTGGTCGAGGCATTCGACGAGCTCTATCAGGGCTATCACCAGTGCCCGGCCGAGGTGCTTGACCGCACTTTCGGCGAGACGGCCGGCTACGACGACTTCGTGCTGGTGCGGGACATTGAGTTCACCTCGCAGTGCGAACACCACATGATGCCGTTCTACGGCAAGGCGCACATTGCCTATACGCCGGTGGAGCGCGTCGTCGGACTGTCCAAGCTCGCCCGCCTGACCGACATCTTCGCCCGGCGGCTCCAGACCCAGGAGCATCTGACGGCGCAGATCGCAGCCGCGATCGACGAGATCCTCAAGCCGCGGGGCGTTGCCGTCCTGATCGAGGCCGAGCATACCTGCATGTCGGTGCGTGGCGTCGCCAAGCACGGCGCCTCCACCTTCACCAGCCGCTACACCGGCATGTTCCGCGACAATCCGGCGGAGCAGGCCCGTTTCCTGTCCATGGTGCGAGGCATGACGCGCTGACCTCGCGAATAACCGGCGAGATTCGTCGTGTCCGCTCACTCCCATGAGATCGAGGAAGGTCTTGCCTTCCTTCCCAAGTTCGATGCCGCCGGCCTCGTGACCTGCGTGGCGACGGACGTTGCCACCGGCGATGTGCTGATGGTCGCGTACATGAATGACGAGGCGCTGCGCAAGACCATTGCCACGGGTGAAGTCTGGTATTTCAGCCGCTCGCGCAATGCCTTGTGGCGAAAAGGTGAGACCTCAGGTCAGACCCAGCGCGTGGTCGAGATCCGCACCGATTGCGACCAGGATGCAATCTGGCTTCGCGTCGAGCAGATCGGCGCGGCATGCCACACCGGCCGCCGGTCCTGCTTCTATCGCAAGGTCGAGGCCAAGGATGGTGGTGCGACTCTGGTGTTCGTGGATGCGGACAGGCTGTTCGATCCGAGCGCGGTTTATAAGAATTAGGAGCTTGTCATTCCGGGGCGCGCGTAGCGCGAGCCCGGAATGACTTGGGGGATGGGGCGATCCGCCAAATTAACCCCGCATTAACCATAAGTGTCCAGGGTGGATCAGGCGTCCGAATTGCCGGCGCCGCTCAACGCCACGCGGGCCGGGCACCCCCATCATGTCGGTCGACAATTCCAGTGCCTCGCAGACGGCCGCAACGGATGGTGCCCGCCGCGTCGCCGGCGCGATCAAGCAGGCCTCGAACCAGACCGGCGTCAGTTTCGAATACATGCTGACGACCGCCAAGATGGAATCGGATTTCGATCCATCGGCTGGCGCGACCACGTCGTCCGCCCACGGCCTCTATCAGTTCATCGACCAGACCTGGCTCGGCACGGTGAAGGAGGCGGGCCCCCAGCTCGGCTATGGCAATTATTCCGACGCCATTACGAAGACTTCGTCGGGCAGCTACACCGTCGACGATCCCTTTATGAAGCGGTCGATTATGAAGCTGCGCGACGATCCGCAGGCCGCGTCCAGCATGGCGGCCGCGCTGACGCAATCCAACAGCTTCAAGCTCACCGGCCTGCTCGGTCGCAGGCCGTCCGACAGCGAGCTCTATATGGCGCATTTCATGGGTGTCGGCGGCGCGGCGAAACTGATCGCCAATGCCGAGGACAATCCTCAAGCCGTCGGTGCGCGACTGTTTCCCAACGCTGCATCCGCCAACCGCTCGATCTTCTACGCCAAGGACGGCCGCGCGCGCAGCGTCTCTGAAGTCTATTCGGTGCTGAATGCGCGCTACGCCAGCGCGTCGAACGCGAAGTCGACGCGCAGCGCGATGGCGATGTATGGCGACACACCGTCGACCACACAGGTCGCCGCCACCAACGGCGTGCAGCCGATGGTCAACAGCGCCGCCTATCTTCAGACCTTTCCGGATGCGCGTAGCGTGACGCCGGTGCGCGCAACATCGTCAACCACACTCGCCGATAACTCGCCGGTCACGCCGGCCTTCCGCTCGATCTATCAGCCCGGCGACGCGACGCAGCCGGTCTCGACCACGGTGCAGAAATTGTGGGGCAACAACGCCTCGCTCACGTCAGTCGCCTCGGCGACGCCAGACGTGCGCCCGCCGCAGCCGCTCGATCTCTTCAGCGATCGCAGCGGCACATACTCGAGCTAATATCCTCGACTGTGTCCCGGACGCGCTGCAGCGTGAAACGCTGCTGCGCAGAGCCGGGACCCGATCAACAATCACCGCTCTCCAAATTATGGGCGCCGGCTCTGCGGCGCATCGCTAAGAGGCGCAGCACTGCGTCCGGGGCACGGATGCGGTGGCAATTTTGATCTTAACAAATCATCAATAAAACCAGCCAGTTATGGTGAACGCTTTGTTAAGCGTCGTGGTTTATTTTGTATTGCAGGTGACATCCAGTCACCGCCACGTTTTTCGTTGCGTAAGCCGGAAGCTCCATGATTGTTCGGCAGTTCATCAATTGGATCAGGACCGCGCCTGCGGGTGAGCGGGCGGAGGCGACGCGGGCCTTGGCCCGGGCCTGGTTGATTTCAGACCTTTCCCATGACGACCGCGTCGCCGCCGAAGGCGCGCTCTTGATGCTGCTCGACGATCCGTCGCCGCTGGTGCGGCAGGCGATGGCCGAGGCCTTTGCGCGCAGCACGGATGCGCCGGCCTCGATCGTACGGGCGTTGTCGGCGGACCAGCCGACGGTGGCGCTTCCCGTGCTCGAACATTCGCCGCTGCTGATCGATGCCGATCTCGTCGACATCGTCGCGACCGGCAACGACGAGGTGCAATGCGCGGTCGCACGTCGCATCAACCTGCCGGTCTCGGTCTGCGCTGCCGTCGCCGAGGTCGGCTGCGCGGCCGCGGCCCTCGAACTGATCGAAAATCCCCACGCAGAGCTCGCCCCGTTCTCCTGGACGCGCATCGTCGAGCGTCACGGCCATCTCGCCGCGATCCGCGAGGCGATGCTGGTGCTGGACGATATTCCGGCCGCAACGCGCGCAGCGCTCGTGGCAAAACTCTCCGATACGCTGGCCCAGTTCGTCGTCGCGCGCAACTGGCTGAGCGCCGATCGCGCCGAGCGCATGACGATCGAGGCGCGCGACCGCTCCACCATGAACATCGCGGCGCGCTCGCGCGGCGATGACATGCAGGGCCTGGTGAAGCACCTGCGTGTCACCGGTCAGCTCACCGCGGGCCTGATCCTGCGCGCGCTGCTGTCGAGCAATCTCGACCTGTTCGATGCCGCGCTGGCGGAGCTCTCCGATCTGCCGTTGGCGCGTGTCTCAGCTCTGCTGCACGATCGCGGCGGCAACAGCCTGCATGCGTTGCTCCGCCGCGCCGGATTACCCGAGGCGACCTTCGCCGCGTTCCAGGTCGCGCTCGATGCCTGCCACGAGCAGGGCTATGTCGATACCGACGACACCGCGGCACGTTTGCGCCGGCGCATGGTCGAGCGCGTGCTTACCCACTGCGAGAGCGATCGCGGCGCCACCGAGCCGCTGATGATCCTGCTGCGCCGCTTCGCCACCGAATCCGCACGCGAGGAGGCGCGGCTGTTCTGCGACGAAGTCGTCGCGGATGACGCGGTCGATCCGGCGTATGACGATCTGATCGCGGCGTAACGAGACGGCGTAGGGTGGATTAGCCGAAGGCGTAATCCACCTCTTCTTTCAAGGCGGATAGAGAAGTGGTGGGTTACGCTGCGCTAACCCGCCCCACAATCTTCGCAATGACGAGGCGAGCTACTCCGCCGGCACAATGCTCGGCGCGAGGATCACTTCGAGATGTTCGGGGCGGTCGCGGTTGACGTCGGCGAGATAGTCATCGGCGACCTTGCGCAGACGGCGGCTGAGCTCGGCGGAGACGCTGATGCTGTCGAGCTTGGTGTTCTCCTGCACGATGGCGAGGATGGCGTTGATGTGGTGCGTGAACAGCTCGGCTGGCACCTTCTCGAGATCCGGGGCATGCTCGATGACGCGGCACAGGCTCTCGGCAACTGCCGCCGCGGCCGGATAGCCGAATGTGGCGGCATCGCCCTTGATGTCGTGCGCCGCGTGGAAGAGCTCGTCGCGACGTTCCTTGGTGAAGCCATCGTTACGGATGGCTACATAGGCGGTCGCGAGCCGGTTGACCTCGGTTGTCATCCAGCTTTTGAACTCGCCGGACAGACCCGCCAGCGCCTGCTCGGCGCGGCCGACCGGATCGTCCATGTCCTTTTCCTCGACCCGGCGCAGCACTTTACGCAGCGGATTGGGCTGCGTAATCACGTGATGCGTGGCGAAGGCCTTGACCTCGATGTCCTTTGCGTTGTTCTTCGCCATGATGCCTGCCTCGCCGGATGAGACGTTGCGCTAGATGGAGGAGCGGGCCTTGTCGAGCAGCGAAGGCTGCTGGAGCACTTCGTGCTTTTCGCCGACACGGCGCTCCGGACCCATATAGGCGGAATTGGTGTTGCGGCGCCGGTCGGGGCCGAAATAGGTCTTGGTCTTGATGAAGGGCCGGGGACTGGCGACGACGTTGAGGATGCGCTGATAGAGGCCCTTTGCCGAGATAGGCTTGGCCAGAAATTCGGTGACGCCGGCATCGCGCGCGACCGTGACGCGGCGCTTTTCGGAATGTCCCGTCAGCATGATGATCGGCGCGTAGGGGTTACCCTTGGATTCCGGCTGCCGGATCATCTGCGCTAGCTCGAGCCCGTCGAAGATCGGCATCGCCCAGTCGGTGATGACGATGTCAGGCACGTAATGGCTGTACATTTCAAGCGCAGTCGCACCGTCCTCGGCCTCATAGACCTCGCGCGCGCCGAACGAATGCAGAAGCGTCCGCAGGATGCGGCGCATGTGCGGATTGTCGTCGCAGACGAGGAAGCGGAGCTTGTTGAAGTCGATACGGAACATGACGCCCGGGCCAAAGCGGTCAACCTTCGTTAACCATATCGTGGCTCGGGTTAACGAAGCGTTGCCGCCGAGCGCCCGGGCAAGAAAGGGCGGCCGGGCTCAATAGCCGAACTGCTCGCGCAGAATGCGCTCTTCCAGGCTGTGGCCGGGGTCGAACAGCATGCGCATCGAGATGGTCTTGTCGGACAGGATCTCGACGCGCCGGACCCTGCGGACCTCCTCGTGGTCGGCGACCGCCGCGACCGGGCGCTTGTCATCTTCCAGCACCTCGATCACGACATAGGCGGTGTTGGGGAGCAGGGCGCCGCGCCAGCGCCGCGGCCGGAAGGCGCTGATCGGCGTCAGCGCCAAGAGCGCAGCATTGATCGGCAGGATCGGGCCCTGGGCCGACAGGTTGTAGGCCGTCGAGCCCGCCGGCGTCGCGACGATGATGCCGTCGGCGATCAGCTCGGGCATGCGCTCGCGCTCGTCAATCAGGATTCGCAGCCGCGCCGCCTGGGAGGTCTGCCGGAACAGGTAGACCTCGTTGATGGCGTGGTGCAAATGGACGCGGTCGTTGACGTCGGTCGCGCGCATCAGCAGCGGATTGATCTCGGATTCATGCGCCGCTTCGAGTCGTGCGCGCAGATCATGCGTCGAGTACTCGTTCATCAGGAAGCCGACCGTGCCGCGGTGCATGCCGTAGATCGGCTTGCCCGAACGCATGTGGTGGTGCAGCGTCTGAAGCATCAGCCCGTCGCCGCCGAGGGCGACCACGATGTCGGCCTCGTCAGGATCGCAATTGCCGTATTGCGACGTGAGTTGGTGAAAGGCGGCCTCTGCCTCGCTGCTCGGGCTGGCGACGAAGGCGATCCGTTCGTATCGCGATGGCTTGGTCATGGCTTCCGGGCAGGTGCCGCTGGCTCGAGAAAGGTCCGCCGAGGTCGTCTATACGACCTGGACCTGTATTGTCGAGGATGACCGGCTGGCAAGGCAAACGCGGAGGTCGGCCGGGCGTCCCATTTGAGGGCAAAAAGCCGGGTTCATCAGTCCCGGATCGCCAGTCCAGGGCCCGATCCCCCAAACCGTCGCAATTTGCGGCTACATCTGTGGTCGGACAGCCCGAGCGGGCGGGGAGAACAATCATGGTCATGAGCTTGCGCCGTGCGGGACTGATGCTCGCGGTCACCGCTTTCGTGCTCGCGGGCCCGGCCCGGGCGGACGATCCGCCGCAGCCACGCAACGAGGCGGCCGCGCCCGCCGGACAGAAGGCCGGGCGCGGCGGAAATGCGCAGAATGGGGCGCAGGCTTCGCCGGCGGCTTCCGATCGTCGCCTCCCTGACGACTCGACGACCCACCAGACCCTCGACTTGCCGGGCCGAACGCTCAACTTCGCCGCGACCGCCGGCGCGATCCGGGTGTTCAACGAGAAAGGCGAGCCGCTCGCCGACATCGCCACCACGTCCTACGAGCTCGACGGCGCCGATCGCGCCACGCGCCCGGTGACATTCCTCTTCAACGGGGGACCCGGCGCATCCTCGGCGTGGCTCCAATTCGGCGCGGTCGGGCCGTGGCGGCTGCCGCTTGACGGCGAGGGACTGTCGCCGTCGGCCTCGCCCGAGGTGAAACCGAACGCGGAGACCTGGCTCGACTTCACCGATCTTGTTTTCATCGATCCCGTTGGCACCGGCTATAGCCGCGTCATCGCCAGCGGTGAGGACGCGCGCAAGCGGTTCTATTCGGTCGACGGGGATGTCAACTCGATCGCGCTCGTCATTCGCCGCTGGCTCGAGAAGCACAATCGCCTGACCTCGCCGAAATTCGTCGCCGGCGAGAGCTACGGCGGCATCCGCGGGCCGAAGGTTGTTCGCCAGCTGCAGATTCAGCATGGCGTTGGCGTCAGAGGCTTGATCCTGGTGTCACCCCTCCTGGATTTCCGCGAATTCACCGGCACGAGCCTGCTGCAATATGTCGCGAGCTTGCCGAGCTACGTGGCGGTGGCGCGCGAAGCCAAGGGACCGGTCAAGCGCGCTGATCTCGCCGACGTGGAGGCCTACGCTCGCGGGGAATTTCTGGCCGATCTCGTCAAGGGCGAGGCGGACAAGGAAGCCACCAATCGCCTCGCCGACAAGGTCGCCGAACTCACCGGCATCGACCAGACGGTAAGCCGCAGGCTCGCCGGCCGCTTCGACGTCGGCGAATTCCGCCGCGAACTCGATCGCAAGAACGGCGTGGTGACCGGACGCTACGACGGCTCGGTGCGTGGTCTCGATCCCTATCCGGATTCGAGCAGCTCACATTTCGGCGACCCCTCCGGGGATGCGCTTCAGGCGCCGCTGACGAGCGCTGCGGTCGATGTGCTCACACGAAAGCTCAACTGGCGGCCAGACGGCTCCTATGAGGTCCTCAACGGCTCGGTCGAGCACAACTGGGACTTCGGTGGCGGCATCAACCCGCCGCAATCGCTGTCGGAGTTGCGCCAGATCCTCGCCACGGATGCGAAGCTGAACGTTCTCGTCGCACACGGTCTGTTCGATCTCGCGACGCCCTATTTCGGCACGAAGCGGGCGCTCGACCAACTGCCGGCCTTCGTGACATCGCGCGTCAAGTTCGTCGTCTATCCCGGCGGCCACATGTTCTATTCGCGCGACGGCTCGCGGCAGGCGCTGCGGAGCGAGGTCGAGGCGCTCATTCGGGAGTAGGCCGGCGCTTCCGCGGCGGATAGCGCCGCGCGATCTCGCGCGCGACGACCGCCGCGGGCTTGACGTTGGCGCCCGCGATCCAGATGTCGCTGACCTTGCCGCGCTTGTCGCGGACGCGGCGCACCGGCTCACCGTGGCTGGAATAGCCGGCCGCCCAGACGAGGTTGCCGGTGTCGCGGCCGGTGACCTCGATCTCGCCGGTATCCATGAAGGGATTGTTGAACTGCGGGTTGGCGATCAGCACGCGGTTGCCGGCGGGCACAAAGTCTGTCGCGCCCCAGATCGTCCACCAGCGGCCGGTCCAGTCGCGCAAGCGTCGGTCGGGCGCGCCGCGGCTCTTGAAGACACGCAGGATCTGCATCGCGCCGTCCATCCAGAACGGTGCGGCGCCGTCGATGGAGTTGCTGAGGATGCTGATAGCGAGCTCGCATCCGGGAATCGAGCAGGTCCGCGAGATGTAGCCCTGGAAGCCGCCACCATGGCCGAACCAGTCCCAGCCGTCGGTCTTGCCGGCGTTGACGCCGAGGCCGTAATAAGCCTCGAAGCTCTGCGGCACGCGCCAATGATGCCGCGTCATCTCGCGCCGGCTCGCGCCCGACAGGACGCTCTTCTTCGCGTTGGGGGCAAGCTGGGCAAAGAATCGCGCGGTGTCCGCGGCGGTGGCAACGAAGCCAGCGGCGGACGCCATCGCATGGGCCGGATTGTCGCCTGGTATCACGCAGCGCTCTCCGAGGGGCAGCTTTCGCGTATGGCCGCGGGCAAACAGCGCACCTTTGGGAAGCGGCGCATTCGGCTCGGTTTCGCGCAACCCCGCAGGCTCGATGATCTCGCGCTTGATCCAGTCGGAGTAGGGCTCCTTCGTCACCGTTTCGATGACGAGTCCCATCAGGGCAAAGCCGTGGTTGGAATATTTGAAACGCGTGCCCGGTTCGATCGCGGTCGGCAGCTTCAGCTCGGCGAGCAGTTCCCTGGCGTTGAGATAGGGGCGGTTGTCGATGAACTGGCCGGAATCGGCGCCGTCGCGCGTCAGCCCCGCGCTGTGCGACAGCACCTGCGCGATCGTCGTCCCGGCGACACTCGGATGCAGGCCGCTGACATACTGGCCGACCGGATCGTCGAGCCGGAGCTTGCGCTGCTCGCGCAGCTTCATGATGCCGGCCGCGGTAAAGCTCTTGGAGTGCGAGGCGATGCGGAATCTGTGGCGCGGGGTCAGCTTCTCGCCGGTGTCGAGATTGGCAAGCCCAAACGCATGCTCGGCGACGACCTCGCCGCGATGCACGATGGCGAGCAAGACGCCCGGCTGCTGGAAGGTCGTCTGCTGGAATTCAATCCAGGAGCCGATGTAGTCGATCGCGGATCGCAGCCACGTGTCCATTGCGCTACCAATTTGCGAGGAGGGATGGGTGCGCGAAAGCTAGCCGAGAAAGCAGAACGGGCACAACCCGCAAAGGTCGTGCCCGTTCGCGTCATCAGAAGATGCGATATCTCAGTAGACGAGTATCGCGCCGGTCGGCTTGTCGAGCGCTGCAGCCAGCGAGCGATACTCGGAGCTGTCGGTGCCGGCGAGGGAGGCGATCTTGCTCAGGTGGTACTGCGCCTGCTCGCGGTTGCCCTGCTCGAGCTGCCAGAGGCCGTAATACTGCCAGGTGCGGACGTGGTTCGGATCGTCCTTTAGCGCGATCTCGTAATAGACCTTCGAGGACTGGTAGTCGCCGAGCTTGCGGTAGGAGTAGCCGATCAAATTGGCGACGTCGGCAACGTCGTCACGCTTGAGCTGCTTCAGCTGGCCGATCGCGTCCGTATAGTCGTGCTTGTCGTAGATCGTGGTGTACGCGGTCCGGTAGGCCGCAAGGAATTTCGGATCGGTGACGGAAGAGCTCTTCTTCTTGCCCTTCTTGGTCGACGTATCCGACTTTGGCGGCGAGGAGGGCTCGTCACTGCCGGCGGCATAGGCGCTGGTCAGGGCCGGTCCGGCCGCCAAGGTCATGGCGACAAGTCCCGGCACGAGAAGCGTTGAGAGTCTGCGCATCGAAGTTCTCCCGTATGAACGTGGCGATCCTACACGATTGCCCAAAGACCGGAACACCCGGCCGCCGAAAACATTCCCGGCCGTCGCCGGCCGTTCGGCCTTCCCGGGAAAGATAACAAACTTGTCATCCAGATGAACGGAAGCCTGCCACGCGCTTCAGAACGGGTTCAGCGCGCGCCGTCTAGGCTCTCCCCATGATCGAAGAGTTGGCGAGAGGGCGCCGCCTCAAGATCCTTCCAAGAGGAGACCACCATGTTGAAGACCATTTCCGCAGCCTTGCTCGCAGCTTCCGTCATCGCCGCCCCGGCCTTCGCCAAGGATGCCGCGAAGGATGCCACCAAGTCCACCGCGACCGCCCCGGTGATCAAGGCGGATCAGACCCAGAGCAAGGTCTCCACCACCGCGGCCAAGCCCGAAGCCAAGTCCGAAGCGAAGACGGCCGACGTCAAGTCGCCCGCCAAGGTCGACACCAAGACGAAGGCGATGAACGCCAACGCCGCGATCACGCCGGACCAGCACAAGACCGTGCGGACGCACCGTCATCACCACAAGCATCTGTCGGCCAGGAAGTCGCTGAAGACGCATTCGAGCCTCGCCAAGCCGGTGACCACCGAGAAGCGCGGCTAACGACTGATCCCGTGCGGCGGCATCCCTGGATTGCCCTGCCGCCGCGTGTGGAATGCAGGCCCGGCTCGCTCGTCACGCCGCGCGCAAACGCGAGCTGCTGACGGCGGGCCGGTGCGCCGTTTGCGCAAGGGATTCCGTGGTCTCGAGACCGCAATCAGGAATCGCGAAAACAACCCCATGCACAGTAGACGAGGGAGGATGGGGGCGAAGGACACCGGTCTGCGGATTTTGCGAATCCGTTTGACTCGTCGGGCAAAACATCTCTAGAGATGTATCATTGCACCGTTGGAGCCGGCATACTCCGGGTCGATTGAGCGACGAGCGTGACCGTGAGGCCATTGGCGAAACGTGCGGCGAGCCTGACACTGATCCTGGCCTTGCCGTTGGCGCTCGCGGCCTGTTTCGGCAGCGATGGTGACCGTCCATCCTTGATGGAAGGGGCCCAGGCCGGAGGGCCGCAGCCGTTTCCCGACAATTTCCGCAGCGACGCGCTGGCCTTGCTTCACGCCTATCTCAACAATCCGGTCGGAGTGCGCGACGCCAGCATGGCGGATCCGGTGCTGCGTGAGATCGGCGGACGGCAGTTCTACGTCAGCTGCCTGCACTTCACGCCGCGGGAGACCGACGGCAGCTACAAGGCCATGCGCGAGCGCGCCGTCGTCTACGTCAATGGCCGTGCCGACCGTGTCGTCGATCGCGCGAGCGAGCTCTGTGCCGGCGCGGTTTACGCACCCTTTCCGGAACTGGAAAAGATGGCGCGGTAGCGCAAAGGCCACCTTCATCCCGGACTGCTAGAACAAGAGCTGCCGGAGCCGCTGGATCACGTTTTGGCGAGCCTTGAACGTGGCGGTTTGGCCTTGCGACAAATCGTTACGGCTGGACATGCGCGTAGGACGAAATCTGTCGGCGGAAGCGGACGTGATGGAACAAAATCGCGATGTTGCCGCTCCGTCACAGTAACGAACGATCAACGTTCCGGCATCGCCGCGAAGCAACCCAATTCACGCCACGTTGTTTCCTGAGTGTCGTAAATGAAAGAACGGGGATGACCATGAAGACGATTTTGCTTGGTGCAGCAGCTCTGCTCGCCCTGGCCGCACCGGCGGCCGCGGCCGACATGCAGCCGCGCACCTACACCAAGGCACCGGCCTACACGCCGCCGCAGGTGATCTACAACTGGACCGGTTTCTACATCGGCGGCCATGTCGGCGGCGCATTCGCTGGCGACACCACCTTCCAGTCCAGCGACGCCCGCTTCATGGGTGGCGTGCAGGGTGGCTTCGACTACCAGTTCGCGCCGAATTGGGTGTTGGGTATCGAGGCCCAGTATTCCTGGCTGCCGACCAACAATAACGGCGTCACGTTCCCGCTCGGGACCCAGGTGACGTCGAACACGGACCAGATCGGGTCGGTCACCGGCCGCCTCGGCTACACCTGGGGCCCGGCGCTGCTTTACGCCAAGGGCGGTTATGCCTGGCGCAATGGCGGCCTCGGCGTCAACGTCGCCGGCGTGCCTCAACCCTTTACGGCCAGCGGCAACAGCAAGGACGGCTACACGGTCGGCGGCGGCCTCGAATACATGTTCGCACCGAACTGGTCGGCCAAGGCCGAGTACCAGTACTACAATTTCGGCAGCACCACGATCACCTCCGGCCCGGCAGACGTGGTCGGCGTCCGCGGCCGGGACGACGAACATACCGTCAAGGTCGGTGTAAACTATCGCTTCGGCTGGGGTGGTCCAGCGGCCTCGCGCTACTGAGCCGCCCAGCGAGCACGATCACGATCCCAGAAAGGCCGGCTACCTGCCGGCCTTTCGTTTTGCGATCCGGTTTGCTTGCCTCGTTTCCATTGCGTGAACCATCTGGCGCGTCATTTGCAAGCAAACGGTCAGGCGCGCGCTTTCTCA
This genomic interval from Bradyrhizobium guangzhouense contains the following:
- a CDS encoding DUF2336 domain-containing protein gives rise to the protein MIVRQFINWIRTAPAGERAEATRALARAWLISDLSHDDRVAAEGALLMLLDDPSPLVRQAMAEAFARSTDAPASIVRALSADQPTVALPVLEHSPLLIDADLVDIVATGNDEVQCAVARRINLPVSVCAAVAEVGCAAAALELIENPHAELAPFSWTRIVERHGHLAAIREAMLVLDDIPAATRAALVAKLSDTLAQFVVARNWLSADRAERMTIEARDRSTMNIAARSRGDDMQGLVKHLRVTGQLTAGLILRALLSSNLDLFDAALAELSDLPLARVSALLHDRGGNSLHALLRRAGLPEATFAAFQVALDACHEQGYVDTDDTAARLRRRMVERVLTHCESDRGATEPLMILLRRFATESAREEARLFCDEVVADDAVDPAYDDLIAA
- a CDS encoding iron-sulfur cluster assembly scaffold protein, with translation MLNDIYNKRIIELAGNIPRLGRLSDPDATATAHSKLCGSTVKIDLKMEGDTVTDFAHDVKACALGQASSSIMASHVVGSTASELRELRETVRKMLKENGAPPEGKWEEIKFLEPVRDYKARHASTLLTFDAVVDAIGQIEAKTKQPATVQA
- a CDS encoding NAD kinase produces the protein MTKPSRYERIAFVASPSSEAEAAFHQLTSQYGNCDPDEADIVVALGGDGLMLQTLHHHMRSGKPIYGMHRGTVGFLMNEYSTHDLRARLEAAHESEINPLLMRATDVNDRVHLHHAINEVYLFRQTSQAARLRILIDERERMPELIADGIIVATPAGSTAYNLSAQGPILPINAALLALTPISAFRPRRWRGALLPNTAYVVIEVLEDDKRPVAAVADHEEVRRVRRVEILSDKTISMRMLFDPGHSLEERILREQFGY
- the hisI gene encoding phosphoribosyl-AMP cyclohydrolase gives rise to the protein MSAHSHEIEEGLAFLPKFDAAGLVTCVATDVATGDVLMVAYMNDEALRKTIATGEVWYFSRSRNALWRKGETSGQTQRVVEIRTDCDQDAIWLRVEQIGAACHTGRRSCFYRKVEAKDGGATLVFVDADRLFDPSAVYKN
- the folE gene encoding GTP cyclohydrolase I FolE, with protein sequence MDAAIKSIRPSKPSDRQPESRPAELDPAEFLAAAVRADQPRPARAQAEAAVKTLLAYIGENTEREGLLDTPRRVVEAFDELYQGYHQCPAEVLDRTFGETAGYDDFVLVRDIEFTSQCEHHMMPFYGKAHIAYTPVERVVGLSKLARLTDIFARRLQTQEHLTAQIAAAIDEILKPRGVAVLIEAEHTCMSVRGVAKHGASTFTSRYTGMFRDNPAEQARFLSMVRGMTR
- a CDS encoding response regulator, encoding MFRIDFNKLRFLVCDDNPHMRRILRTLLHSFGAREVYEAEDGATALEMYSHYVPDIVITDWAMPIFDGLELAQMIRQPESKGNPYAPIIMLTGHSEKRRVTVARDAGVTEFLAKPISAKGLYQRILNVVASPRPFIKTKTYFGPDRRRNTNSAYMGPERRVGEKHEVLQQPSLLDKARSSI
- a CDS encoding serine hydrolase domain-containing protein, coding for MDTWLRSAIDYIGSWIEFQQTTFQQPGVLLAIVHRGEVVAEHAFGLANLDTGEKLTPRHRFRIASHSKSFTAAGIMKLREQRKLRLDDPVGQYVSGLHPSVAGTTIAQVLSHSAGLTRDGADSGQFIDNRPYLNARELLAELKLPTAIEPGTRFKYSNHGFALMGLVIETVTKEPYSDWIKREIIEPAGLRETEPNAPLPKGALFARGHTRKLPLGERCVIPGDNPAHAMASAAGFVATAADTARFFAQLAPNAKKSVLSGASRREMTRHHWRVPQSFEAYYGLGVNAGKTDGWDWFGHGGGFQGYISRTCSIPGCELAISILSNSIDGAAPFWMDGAMQILRVFKSRGAPDRRLRDWTGRWWTIWGATDFVPAGNRVLIANPQFNNPFMDTGEIEVTGRDTGNLVWAAGYSSHGEPVRRVRDKRGKVSDIWIAGANVKPAAVVAREIARRYPPRKRRPTPE
- a CDS encoding S10 family peptidase; this translates as MVMSLRRAGLMLAVTAFVLAGPARADDPPQPRNEAAAPAGQKAGRGGNAQNGAQASPAASDRRLPDDSTTHQTLDLPGRTLNFAATAGAIRVFNEKGEPLADIATTSYELDGADRATRPVTFLFNGGPGASSAWLQFGAVGPWRLPLDGEGLSPSASPEVKPNAETWLDFTDLVFIDPVGTGYSRVIASGEDARKRFYSVDGDVNSIALVIRRWLEKHNRLTSPKFVAGESYGGIRGPKVVRQLQIQHGVGVRGLILVSPLLDFREFTGTSLLQYVASLPSYVAVAREAKGPVKRADLADVEAYARGEFLADLVKGEADKEATNRLADKVAELTGIDQTVSRRLAGRFDVGEFRRELDRKNGVVTGRYDGSVRGLDPYPDSSSSHFGDPSGDALQAPLTSAAVDVLTRKLNWRPDGSYEVLNGSVEHNWDFGGGINPPQSLSELRQILATDAKLNVLVAHGLFDLATPYFGTKRALDQLPAFVTSRVKFVVYPGGHMFYSRDGSRQALRSEVEALIRE
- a CDS encoding Hpt domain-containing protein — encoded protein: MAKNNAKDIEVKAFATHHVITQPNPLRKVLRRVEEKDMDDPVGRAEQALAGLSGEFKSWMTTEVNRLATAYVAIRNDGFTKERRDELFHAAHDIKGDAATFGYPAAAAVAESLCRVIEHAPDLEKVPAELFTHHINAILAIVQENTKLDSISVSAELSRRLRKVADDYLADVNRDRPEHLEVILAPSIVPAE